From the genome of Vibrio orientalis CIP 102891 = ATCC 33934:
TAGGGCGAACATCGACATAATGAAACCTGGTGTACAGTAGCCACATTGAGAACCGTGGAAATCGACCATTGCCTGCTGGGTAGGGTGCAGTTTGTCTTTATTTTGTAGATCTTCCACCGTAATAAGCTGTTTGCCATGAAGGCTAGAGACGAACGTTAAACAAGAGTTCACCGAGCGGTATTGAAGCTTTCCATCGTTCACTTCACCAAGTACCACGGTACAGGCTCCACAGTCACCTGAGCCGCAGCCTTCTTTTGTTCCTGTCTTTTGTACTTGTGTTCTCAGGTATTGAAGTACTGTCATGTTTGGTGACAGTTCACTCTCTTGTCTGAGTTCTTGATTGAGTAGGAAAGTAATCAAGAGACCTCCTTGTGTGTTGACACTATATGTTCCAATGTGATTTTTCTGACCTTTAGGTCAATAATTGGCTAATTTGACCTGAAGGTCAACTTTAATTTCACAAAAATGCAACATGAAAATGGTCTGTTTAGAGGTGTATATAATCGAGGTGTATTCGTAACTGTATGTATTTTAACGGTTTGGTTTAATCTTTGAGTTAAAAATCTCTATGTAAAGATTTTTAATATTGTACTTTATTTTGTGTACAATTTGGGTGGGAGACAGAAAAAAGCCCAGCAAGTGGCTGGGCTTAGAATGTTGCGTATAGCTAAAAGCTATCGATTATTAAGAATCTCTGAAAATACGACATGTAGGTCGTTAGATGCCGCGTTACTATCGAGATTGAGCTTAGAGCGGATATGATCTAAGTGCTCTTGCATCATATTGACTGCGCGAGTTGTATCACCAGACTCGATCGCATCAAGTAAGTTCGAGTGCTCGTCAAGTGAACAGTTGGCGTGGTTACCTGTTTCGTACTGAGCAATCAAAAGCGAGGTTTGAGAAACAAGGCTACGCTGGAATGCGAGCAACGGCGCATTGTTTGCCATCTCGGCAAGTTTAATATGAAACTCACCAGATAAGCGCAGTCCTTTCCCATAATCGTCGTTATCGAACGCTTGGTTTTCTTTTTCTACCAGACGGCGGCACTCTTCAATCTTAGCGGACGTTGCATGCTCAACAGCGAGCTCAGTGATTGCCAACTCCATCACTTCACGCGCTTTAATGATTTGCTTCGCTTCTTCCTTAGTCGGTGCAGCAACCATTGCGCCTCGATTAGGGCGAATACTCACAACTTGCTCCATAGAAAGGCGTAGCAGGGCACGTCGGATAATCGTGCGGCTGACATTAAAGATTTCGGCTAAGGCTTCTTCATTAAGCTTGGTTGCTGGTGGTAAGCGCTGTTCAAGAATTGCATCGAAGATGTGGCAATAGACAACGTCATCTTGTGTTTGACCAGCGACTTTTGTCTTTATGTTTTTAGCCACAGAATTTTTTAGATTAGCCATAGGCGGCATTCACTCTCAAACCATTTATTTCCCTAATAAAACAATCATACTTTACTTTGTATACATGTGGCTAGCGTTGGACGGTTTTTGCGATTGCACATTTATTAAAGGAGAGAAAGAAAAGTAACGCATTGTTAACATTTGTGCGGAAGGAATAAAAAAGCCGCCAATAGTCGGCGGCTTTGCGGATAACGCGATTTAAACCGTAAATCGGTCAACTAAGTCGTACAACTCATTTGCTCTATGATTCAGTGATTGGCTACCAGTACGGTTTTCGTTGGCCAGCTCAGCTGATTGAGAACTTTGATCTGAAATCACGACGATACGTTGCGAGATCTCTTGCCCGACTAGGCTTTGTTCTTCGGTGGCAGTTGCGATAAGAGAGTTCATATCCATGATGGTGCCAATCGAGTCTTGGATCTGAACCAGTGCTTGTGCAGCGGCTTTGGCTTCTTCAACGGTGCTTTCCCCGCGTTTTTGACTGGAATCCATGGCTTTCACCGCGTCGTCAGAGGCAGCTTTGAGTTGCTCAATCATCTGGTGGATTTCGCCAGTACTATCTTGCGTACGACTTGCAAGTTTGCGCACTTCATCCGCTACGACGGCAAAGCCCCGACCTTGTTCACCTGCACGGGCTGCTTCAATCGCTGCGTTGAGTGCCAGTAGGTTGGTTTGCTCTGCAATATCTTGAATCACGGCAAGAGAAGAAGAGATGTTCTGAACGTCACCTTCAAGGCGAGAGATAACACTGTTCGCTTTTGACACTTCTTCTGCCAGTGCTTCGACGGACTGAACTGAAGAATTGACAATGTCTTGCGCTTCTTTCGCGTTGTCATCCGCTTCTTTTGCCGAGTGAGCCGCTTGGCTGGCATTGTTGGATATCTCGCCAGCTGTGGTGGTCATTTCTGTCATTGCCGTAGCGACTTGTTCAGTTTCTTCACGTTGACCGGATGCGAGCTCATCAACCTTAGCAGCTCGCGACGACATGTTATTGGTTTCATCTACAACTTGCTGTCCGACATCAGTCACGCTGCGGATAATGTCTTGTAAGCTGGCAACAAAGGCATTGAAGTTTTTACTCAGTCTCGAAAACTCAGGTGCTTTAAAATCTTCCATTCTCGCCGTTAGGTCAGCATCACCGCTGGCAAATGAACTAATAGAGTCGTCAAATAACTCTATCGGTTTCATAATGGTGCGATTTACGGCCACTGCGAAAATAGCCACGATGACGGCGATCACTAAGCAGAAAACGATAATCGCTGAAAGGGTAGTTTGTAGAGCGCTTGTGGTTGCTTCATCCATTTCATTAATAATGGCGTCAATATCATCGGTATAAAAACCGGTCCCAAGCATCAAGTCCCATTCTGGAATAAAAATAGAGTAACTGAGTTTCGGCAACGCTTGTGTCTCTCCCGGTTTTGGGAAGTAGTAAGTCGTGAACTCGCCCGTTTTGGCGTTACGTATTAAATCCTGAATTAAGTAGTTGCCATGTTTATCTTGCAGGTTCCAGTAATTTTCCCCAATCCCTTTTTCACTTTTACCTTGTACACGACGCACCCCTTTCGAATCATAACCAAATACATAGCCCGATGAACCGTATTCCAGTGTCTTTAGGGTTGGGTACGCTTCCTCTAGGGTTGCACCTTTATCAAGGAAAGGTTGAATGGCTGACTTCGCCATTTGAAGGTAGTTCCTAAGCTCTGCCTTCTTCATGTTTATCATGTTGGTGTGGGTGATTTTAATTTGCTGTTCGTTTAGCTCAGTTGTCTTTATGTAGGTGAAACTAAGCATACCCAGAGCAATGACTAGCAGCGGAACCAGTGCCAAAATATAAAGGCGACTGCGAATTGTAAGACTCATACAAGCATCCTGTCTTTGTAATTGAGACTTCAGCACCAAAAGCAGCAATTTCGGCCTTGGGGCTGAGCCTAGTTATCGGATTATGATTTTATAGTTAAAAAGTTACTTTATAAGATTAGCCAAATTATTCAGTTAGGACTGTGAATCTTGATAGGTTTATCAGTCTTACTTATTAGACATTAGTACTAGCTTGATTCAATTGTGCTTTTTTGGCTTACTTGTCGTTTTCAAATAAACGTGCCAGTTCTCTGATATGTGTTGATACTGGAACACACAAAAATCTTTGCGCTCGGTAAGGTAGTCATTTTCCACTTCATCAAGTAAGTTTGTATGTTGCTCTGGGTTACTGCCGTAGACTAAACAAAGAGTAGAGAAGTACCGTTGTAAGTCGAAGCTATGTTCATCAATGTACTCACCAAAATCGTAGTAATCGGGTCTATCTTCAGATTCAAAAGCAAACATATCGGCCGCGCTAACCGCTGTATCGTCACCGTTTTCTACGTACTCAATCATTAATACCGCAGCAAAGTTATCAACTGCGTCTTCTTCTTTACCTAATATCGGTATGTTTTGGTCAGCAATAAAAGCATGTCCAGCTTCATGTAATAGGGTGTGAAGCACCGTATCAATTGCCCCTGATTGGGCTGGCTTGCCATACTTTTCCTGATACTCGTTTTTTATGAAGTAGTTAAGCGCTTCGTCATAGAATGAGTAAGGCATTTGAACGACATGTTTCTCAGGGTCGTAAAGCGGTCCATCTTCACTGCCATATTCAATAGTTAACGTTTTATTGAATGGGAACAGGTGGTCTGATAAATCCACTACGGTTTCATTTACGCCACTTTGTTGAATTGCTTGTTGGGCTTGAATTTCGATTTTGTCGCTCGGTACGAGGTAACGGATTTGAATATTGTCTGAGGCAAATGCCAGGCTAGGGATAAGAAACAAGATGTTAAGCAGTAGGCGAAGAGGCATAGATGTTCCTTATAGAATTGCTTTTATAAATGGACTAACACAATACTGACACAAAAAATGTACTGCTGCTTACCCTATGCCTAGTCATTAGGAGTCTACAATGAAAACCATACCGCTATTAAAGCAACCAAGAGTCCAGTGAGCGTTGTTTAGCTTGAACGTCTAAACTGCGCCACGAAATCGTTCCGTGGCAATACTATTTATTATCGGAGTTTGTCATGACACAAAAACATTGGTCTAAATTTCAACTGCTGCATCAAGTTGTCAGCAATAAAAACATTCATATTAAAGGTCAGCATAGCTACTACAGTGATTGCTGGGATAATGGCTTTGAAGAGTCGGTGGTGCGCTACCTGCATGGTGACGAAGTCAGTCGCCACTGGGAACCTCGCTGGGAGATCGATCAGCTATACATTGGCGATTACGTTTGCATTGCTGCTGAAGCCGTTATCTTAATGGGCGGCAATCATAATCATAGAACGGATTGGTTCTGTCTATATCCTTTCTTAGATGATGTGGAGCGCTCTTATCAAAGTAAAGGTGACACCGTTATTCATGATGGCGTATGGATTGGGATGCGCGCGATGATCATGCCGGGTGTGACTATCGGTGAAGGTGCGGTAGTCGCCGCTAATAGTGTCGTTACGAAAGATGTTGAACCTTATGCGATTGTTGGTGGAAATCCGGCAAAGTTCATCAAGCATCGCTTTGAAGTTACTCAGGTAGAAAAGTTGTTGTCGATGAAGGTGTATGACTGGCCTGAAAAGAAATTTAATGCTTTGAGAGAGCACTTGTCTCAATCGAACTTTAATCAGCTAGAGCAAGCCGTCGCAGAGTATGACTCTAGGCTAAGTTAAGTTATCGAACATAAAAAAAGCGCCGCAATGGCGCTTTTTTTGTATCGGTCTACTTGGTTTGAATATCAAGCTTATCGAGTAAAGATAGGTAGCCCCAGCCGTTTTCACCTGCGGTAACTTTGTCACCAGTTAAATACTCATAAAGCGTAGGCGCGAGCGATCCATTGGCTTCTGAGGTAAGCGGTGTTGGGTTATCACCAATGGGTGTTCCCCAGAAACCGATAAAGGCATCTTTCTCCAAATAACTTTCCCCTGCATGGCGACCCGGAACTTTGGTGTTGTAACCGATGCCTTCTCTTGGGAATAGGTTTACTGTTCCAGCTCGTTCCTCAGCATAAAGCTGTGCAAGTTGGACTACGGAGTCAGGTCGTGGCGTAAAGCGGGTTAGTGAGCGCCAGTCCTGTGCGTTACACCAACTGCTTGGATTGTTAATGGCTGCTCTATTGATGCATTTCTCAACCAGATGAGCAAAGTTATCTAGCTCTTTCTGGTTTGGTTTAGGTAGATATGGATTGAGCGATTTCGCCTCTAGCAACGTCACGTTGGAAGTGTCTTTACCCAAACTGCCATAGTAGTAGCGATCGTCTTGTCTGATGATGATTTCATCGTGTCTAGTGTTCTCGCGGTTAGCGATGATACGAGTCTGGCAATGATTGTCATCACAGGTATCGTTGCGTACCACCATGTAATCTAAACTATCCCCCAAATAGTTGAGAGATTCAGCGATAATATCGACACTCTCTTCACTAGATGCGTTTACAGGTTGCCACTTCACTAGCTCTCTATAGGTCGGTTGAGTCTTCCAACCTGATTTTGAGTTGAAGAAGTCGAGCATAAAGTTACCACCGGCTGTGGAGGCAACAACGACATCAATACCTTGATTGCTAGGGTAGTTGAGCGCGTTGGTGATCTTTGGTCCTTCTCCCTCATCCGAAGAGATTTTCTTGATCACCAACGGATAACCTAACTTCTCTTCTAGTGGTTCAAAAATGGCTTTTTCAGGGTTTAATGTGTAATAGACTGGCGCTAAACCGTGGTCACCTGCCATGCCCCATAAGGTTTGAGCGTAAATTCCTGCATCTTTATAGCTTTGCTCAAGACGACGGATCCAGTAATCAAGTCGGTTTAGCTCCCCTGTCGGCATGATGATTTCATCACTAAATGGTCCGACAAAGTGGGCGAAGTGATCAGGCCAAGGGTTATAAACCAAGGTGTAATCAGGCATTCCTTGTCCATCAAGCTCACTATAGCTCTCTATGTTTTGCTCAATCTTCCATTTACGTGTCAGCTTGGTATAAAAATCCCACACAGGAATGGCTTGGTAAGCTCGAATGTTGTCGATAAGGGATTGACGCTGTTTGGTCAACACGACTTCCACTTTGGCTCGCTCATCCAACTCTTTCAAACATCGCTTCTCACCAAAGTCTCGTAGTGTTTCGCCAGCGCCTAAATTGACTAAACCGTCATAGCTGGTGTGAGCATTCCAGTCATACTGAGCGTTACAGTTGAGTGTTTTTAGGTGCACTAAGCGATCGAACATGGTTTGAACTTGATTCTTTTGCATCAAACGATCGAGCTGCAAGGCATCATTACCGAAGAAATAATAGGCTCGATCTTCATGACGGTCGACGAAGTGGAAATTAGGAATCCCCGTGCCTTTTTCTCCGGCGACCTTCGCCCCAGTCTTGATAATTGGTAGATTTCGCACACTGATGGTCGGCGTCGATGAGATACCCGTTCGCGCAATCGAGTCGTTATGCTCGGCGTATAAGCGTTTAAAAAACGGTAGGTAGTAAGGGTCTTTATACGGCTGCTCAGATAGGATCTGCATAAAGCGGACATCCTGTTGATGCTCTGGGCTTGATTGTGCCAGTGGAGAATTAAGCTCTGCCTGCGATTGATGACGTTGATACGCGTGAGAGATAAATGGCTTGTCGGGGTCAACCAAGCCTTCAATTAGACCTTGCTGCAAACCGTCGACAGTAATTTGAACCGCAAAGCGTCGTTCTTGCTGTGACTGAAGGAACTCAATAGCTTGTGATGGCTGATTATCAAAAGCGGTTTGTAACCAATCATTGAGTCGCTGCTGTCTTTCATCTTGATAAACGAACTGGCGGTATGCCTTAAGCACGTTTAAACGAATAAAGTCGATCAGCGTTATGGTTAGTGCTTGTGCCTTATTGTTTGGTTTGGAAGCGAGTTCAGGCGCGCCATCGGTGACAATGGCAAGAAGGGCATGTTTCATCTCTCCTTCTTCCATTCCTGAAGCCGTTTGGCTGAGAATATTGACGACAATCGGTTGGATCTTTGCCACTAACGCCAGGTCTTGCTTAGAAGAGGTTAGGTAAGTGTATTGCTCAGGAAGATTCGCCATATCTTGCCACTCACCAATTTGAACTAGAGCGTCATAAACGGTCACCATTGCCGCCATAAACTCATTGTCGATCTTCAACCCTTCTTGGTGGGCTTGATCTTTGGTGTGTTGTTTTTCTTCTGGCTGGTGGTTTTCATTTAGCTGGAATAGGGAATGCTCAAAGCCCTTAAGTGCTTGGTCATCATAGACAGTTTGTAAGTAAGCTTTAAATTTATCGCCGCTTTCAATGCCAGTATAGCGATCGTAAAACTGATAGAGAAAATAACCGAGAGGAATAGAGTAACTCGGATCCGCCAATTGGCCCATCACACGAGCTTTAGTGCTACTGTCGAGCGGTAGCGTCAATAAGTAGGTCTCAAGCGTCATACCACCTATAGTGAACAAGGTCACATCGCGCGCGAAGGTGGTTGAATAGGTAAGTGATGAGACGATCTGGTTTTTCAGTACTTCACTGGAATTAAACAGCCCGCCGACCACGGGAGCATTGCCAATATCGGCGTAAATTGCGGGGGATATTGCGCTTGTTAACGCTATTGACAGGGTGGAAGCTTTAAACCAACTCATTGATATTATTCTCATTCATTCCTTTATCTGCCTTACATTGTGGCATCAGAAAATGAGAGTGCAAGAACGGTGAAATAAGAAGGTTATGCGGTTCTAATTATGGGTAGCTAGGCAGGGTGTTCTACCTAGCTAATTGGAACGTGAGTTAAATCGGTCGGTTATACAACCACAACATTCACCCCAGAAGCTTTCAGCGCTTCAAGCACCTCAGGATCTGCATCTGCGTCGGTAATTAAGGTATCTAGCTGAGTTGTTGTCGCTAATAGCTTACCGCCATGCTTACCAATTTTACTGCTATCGACCAATGCAATGAGTTTTGCGCCATATTCGAGTAGCTTTTTCTCTGCCATGTAGACCAGTAAATCAGAGGTATGGATACCTGCTGGCGTTACACCTGTACCGGTAAAGAAGACAAAGCGGCTTTTATGATCGTCGGCTGCTTCTTCATCGGGAGAGATGGTGATTTGACGCTCAGGTAAGTACTGACCACCTAATATGATGATGCTTTGATGATCCTGAGTGATCAAGCTGTGCGCGAGCGGCATAAAGTTAGTCACTACTTGGACATCTCGGCCTGCTAAGTATTGCCCCATCAAGAAAGTGGTATTACTGCCGCTGACGATCACGCTGTCATGCTCATCGCACAGGTCAACCGCCGCTTTGGCAATGCGCTTCTTGGCATCAAGGTTCTCAATATCATATTCACTTGGGATAAAGCTTGATGGCGTATGGTGCTGCTGATTGCTTTCACTATTTAATGCTTCGGCGCCATTTCTAATCTTCTTCAACTTGCCATCTTCGGCAAGCTTGGTGATATCTCGACGAGCGGTCGATAAAGAGATATCTAACATCGACACATAGTCGTTAGTAGTAATAAAGGTATGGCTATCTAAATAGTCGAGTAAGCGTCTGTGACGTTGAGCTTCATTCATCTTGTACTGCATCCTGAATTTATTCTTGGATTATTTTGACCGAATTTGACGTTTTGAGCAATTTAATTTTACAGGTGACGTTTTGTGAACTTATTTTGACGTTATTTTGTGATCTTTACCAATAAAAACGCCATAAAAAGTCAAATTTGACTTTACGTGACCGAATTTGACGGTTTATAGTCATTTTGCGTCACGAAGAGTCAAAGGAGGCCAAGATGAAGTATCAAGCAATCATTATCGATTTAGATGGAACCTTACTAAACGATCACAACCAGATTAGCGTGAACAATGTTGAAGCCATTCAACAAGCGCTAAACGAAGGTTATCAAGTGACGTTGGCAAGTGGGCGACCTCATCAATTGATGCTGCCTTTTGCCAATCAACTCGGTATTACTGCTCCATTGATTTGCTGTAATGGCGCTTACCAATACGATGCAGCGAGTAACGATTACCACAATGCTCAGGCATTTCATGCTCAACAACTGAAACAGTTATTAGACACGCTTAGCTTAGGCCAGTTTGATTTTACCCTTTATGCTCAAAACGGCATTTACGCGCCACAGGTTTCAAGCCATTTTGCAGGCCTTGAGCGTCAGATGAGCCAATTAGGTATTGATGGCCATATGGAAATCATGCCATCGCTGGCTGAGCTGCAACAAGTATGCGGAGACGTATATAAGGTGTTGGTATCGAGCAGTGACAAACAGGCGTTGTGCCAGCTTCGTGACTCATTAACCGATATTCTGCAAGCGGATCTCTCTACGCCAAACAAGCTCGATATTACTTGTCTTGGTGTCAATAAAGGCCAATCCGCTGCAACTTGGTTATCTCAGCATAACCTCAATCCAAATCTCACCATCGCGTTTGGTGACGGCGACAACGACATCTCATTGTTTAAAGCCGTTGGTGAACCAGTCGCGATGGCAAATGCTAGCCCAGCACTTCGTGGGCTAGCCAATCTCATTATCACAGATAACAACGGTTGCGGCATTGGCCAATATTTACGACTCATCGTTCGTGAAGGTCAGCACACATGCCAACACTCATTTAGCTACTAAGGAAATCTCATGAAAAAAGTAAAAATTGCTGCAGGTTTAGCGCACGTTGATTACGGCCACATGGCTGACATCGTAAAAGAAGTTTCAGACGCAGGCGCAGACTACATCCACTGTGATGCAGCAGATATGCATGACCTAAAAAACATGCAGCTAATGGGCGGCCACCAAATCGTTGAAGGCATTCGTCAATACACAGACAAGCCAATCGAAGTTCACGCTTACTTTAAAGATTGTGATCGTCTGTTCGTTGAAAAAATTGCGGCGGCAGGCGCGGACATGCTGATTCTTCCTGCGGAAAACTTCTTAGGCGCACCACTGGCGTACATGATGAAGTACTGCCGTGACTACAACATGAAGTTTGGTCTAACTGTTGGTTGCTTCACGCCAGTTTCTTTCGTTAAAGAAGCGATTTACTACCTTGACCGTCTACACATTGTTATCCATGGCGTTAACAACGATGAGTGGCTATGGCGTGAGTCGGCAATTGAAATGATTCGCGAAGCTCGTCAGCTAATCAACGAACGTAACCCTAACTGTGAGCTATGTGTGGATGGCGGTATCCGTAACCACAACCTAGAAGCGCTACTGAAAGAAGATATCGATGTGATGGTTGCGTCTACTAACATTTTCGGTCACGAAAAAGGCATCACCGCGGGTGTTCACGACTTCCGCTCTGCGCTTGACCAAGCTGAGAAAAATGTTGCTGCTGAAGCAGAAGTAGAACCGGCTTAATTAAGCGTTAAACGAATTTGGTGCTGGGCTGACAACCCCCTATATGCTCCGGTCTGGCACCATAACCAAGGATTTTATCATGACACAATTTCAACATTATCAACCGACTAAGCTGACATTCGGCCCGGGTGAAATTCAAAAAATTGGTCAATTGGTCGCGCAATATGGCAAGCGTTGTTTGGTGGTTTCAGAACCGATTTTTGATGCAGTGAAACCTGCCTATGACCGCATTTTCGCTTTGCTAGCAAACGAAGGCATTACGGTTACTCACTTTGACGGTGTCGTACCTAACCCACCAACAACAGTGGTTGAACTAGGTCGCCAAGTCGCGCAAGCGGCAGGGTGTGATGTGGTGTTAGCCGTCGGCGGTGGTTCATCCATTGATACCGCTAAGATCATTGCCGCAACGATTAATGCAGAAGAGCTTAACTGGTCGCACTGGTTTGCAACTTATGATTCGCCGTTTGGTGATATTGCCAACCTACCAGCACCTGTTGTGCCTTTGATTGCGGTACCGACGACCTCTGGTACGGGTTCTCAAGTCACGCAAGCGGCGGTTATTACTAACGTTGAACAGCACGCTAAGCTGACGCTATTCCATCCAGAGTTTTTTCCAGTAGAAGCAGTTATCGATCCTGAGTTGATGCTGACACTGCCACCAAGAATGACGGCAATGACAGGTTTTGACGCTTTTTCACACGCGTTTGAATCATTTACTGGTACTCGTCCATCACCATTTGTCGACCAACTTGCGCTGCAAGCGATGAAGCTAGTGGTAGATAACCTGCCAAAAGTGGTTGCCGATGGCTCGGATATTCAAGGCCGCTGTGACCTTGCTACTGCAGATACGCTAGGCGGTATTTCGCTAGCAAACGGCGGTGCGGGCGCGCCTCATCCACTGGGTGAAATATTAGGTAGCCAGAAAACCAATTTACCACACGGCTTAACACTTGCGGTGGTTTACCCTGCGTATGTTCAGCTTCAGTGGCGCAAACAACCGCAGCGCTACGCTCAAGTTGCCGAACTATTTGGTGCCGTGGGAAGCACTGAAGAGAAAGCGCAATCTTTAGCAGGGCACCTAGTTACTTTCTTAAAAGAGATTGGCTTGGAGTCAAACCTGACTCAGGTTGGCGTCAGTAAGCAAGATGTTGAAGCGTTAGAACCCGCATTTTGCTTCGACCTACCACTGACCTCGGGCGAAGAGATGAAGTCAATTCTTCATGCAAGTTTAGTGTAAAGAAAACAGGAGTTTAGAACATGGAAGACAAGTTCAGCGTAACAAAGCCAAACCTAACCAATGTGGAAAGAGAGGACATTGATTGTGGTCGCTTTAAAGCGCTGATATTTGACTTCGATGGTCTTTTAGTCGATACGGAAAGCTGTATGTTCAGAGCCTGGGAAGCTTTGATGAAACCATACGGTGTAGACGTTTCGCCTCTCCAGGTTGCTGGACTAGTTGGGAGCTCAGCGCCAGCAACCGCTCTTTACCACCTCTATCGTCACCATTCAGGCTTGAACCACAATGACACTCAAATCCGTGACCGAGTGTTGGAGCTCGCCTATCAAATGATCGAAACCTTACCTGAGCGTGAAGGTGTTCGAGACTATCTCAATTTTGCCAAACAAAAACGGCTTAAGCTTGCGTTGGCAACAAGTTCTGAGCGCGAACACTACTTACCAATCTTACAACGCTTGAATCTAGACCATTACTTTGACTGTTTTACGGGGGCGGAGGAGATTGAAGAAATGCGCCGTAAACCTTGCCCTGATGTCTACCTAACCAGCCTCGAAAAACTGGGAGTTTCTGCCCATCAAGCCATTGCCTTTGAAGATTCCCCACCCGGAATCACAGCGGCTCGATCGGCAGATATTTCAACGGTTGCGGTAACCAACCTATTAACCCGGCATCTGGATGTGTCTCACGCCAATGTGGAGTTGTCGTCTATGAGCCAGTTATCGCTAGCAAATTTAATTGAACGTTTATCGAGATGAAACCATGAACAAATTAGAACAACTGAAAAAGTACACCACAGTTGTCGCCGATACTGGCGACATTGATGCTATTGCTGCTTTCCAACCTCAAGATGCAACCACCAACCCTTCTTTGGTACTCAAAGCAGCGGAAATGCCACAGTACGACCACCTCATTGTTGATGCTATCGCATGGGCAAAACAACAAAGTGATGACAAGGCGCAGCAGCTGATTGATGCTAGCGACAAGCTTGCCGTCAACATTGGTGTAGAGATTTTAAAAACCGTTCCGGGCCGTATTTCAACAGAGGTGGACGCGCGTCTATCGTTTGATAAAGAAGCTAGCTTAGTGAAAGCGCGCAAGCTGATTGCTATGTACCAAGAGGCCGGGATTGAGAAAGAGCGTATCTTGATCAAACTGGCGTCGACATGGGAAGGTATCCGCGCGGCGCAAGTGTTAGAGCAAGAGGGTATCAACTGTAACCTGACACTACTGTTTAACTTTGCGCAGGCAAAGGCGTGTGCAGAGGCGGGCGCTTACCTTATTTCACCTTTCGTCGGTCGTATCCTTGATTGGTACAAAACTAATACCGATAAGAAAGAGTACTCACCGTTCGAAGACCCAGGTGTGGTCTCGGTTTCAAACATCTACAACTACTACAAAGATCATGGCTACAACACTGTGGTTATGGGTGCGAGTTTCCGTAACGCAGATGAAGTGCTTGCACTGGCGGGCTGTGACCGTTTAACCATCGGTCCTGCAATTCTTGATGAGCTTGCAGCGCAGCAAGGCGAGGTAGAGCCAACACTGTTTGCT
Proteins encoded in this window:
- the ulaR gene encoding HTH-type transcriptional regulator UlaR, with protein sequence MNEAQRHRRLLDYLDSHTFITTNDYVSMLDISLSTARRDITKLAEDGKLKKIRNGAEALNSESNQQHHTPSSFIPSEYDIENLDAKKRIAKAAVDLCDEHDSVIVSGSNTTFLMGQYLAGRDVQVVTNFMPLAHSLITQDHQSIIILGGQYLPERQITISPDEEAADDHKSRFVFFTGTGVTPAGIHTSDLLVYMAEKKLLEYGAKLIALVDSSKIGKHGGKLLATTTQLDTLITDADADPEVLEALKASGVNVVVV
- a CDS encoding Cof-type HAD-IIB family hydrolase, whose protein sequence is MKYQAIIIDLDGTLLNDHNQISVNNVEAIQQALNEGYQVTLASGRPHQLMLPFANQLGITAPLICCNGAYQYDAASNDYHNAQAFHAQQLKQLLDTLSLGQFDFTLYAQNGIYAPQVSSHFAGLERQMSQLGIDGHMEIMPSLAELQQVCGDVYKVLVSSSDKQALCQLRDSLTDILQADLSTPNKLDITCLGVNKGQSAATWLSQHNLNPNLTIAFGDGDNDISLFKAVGEPVAMANASPALRGLANLIITDNNGCGIGQYLRLIVREGQHTCQHSFSY
- a CDS encoding ribulose-phosphate 3-epimerase, producing the protein MKKVKIAAGLAHVDYGHMADIVKEVSDAGADYIHCDAADMHDLKNMQLMGGHQIVEGIRQYTDKPIEVHAYFKDCDRLFVEKIAAAGADMLILPAENFLGAPLAYMMKYCRDYNMKFGLTVGCFTPVSFVKEAIYYLDRLHIVIHGVNNDEWLWRESAIEMIREARQLINERNPNCELCVDGGIRNHNLEALLKEDIDVMVASTNIFGHEKGITAGVHDFRSALDQAEKNVAAEAEVEPA
- a CDS encoding iron-containing alcohol dehydrogenase translates to MTQFQHYQPTKLTFGPGEIQKIGQLVAQYGKRCLVVSEPIFDAVKPAYDRIFALLANEGITVTHFDGVVPNPPTTVVELGRQVAQAAGCDVVLAVGGGSSIDTAKIIAATINAEELNWSHWFATYDSPFGDIANLPAPVVPLIAVPTTSGTGSQVTQAAVITNVEQHAKLTLFHPEFFPVEAVIDPELMLTLPPRMTAMTGFDAFSHAFESFTGTRPSPFVDQLALQAMKLVVDNLPKVVADGSDIQGRCDLATADTLGGISLANGGAGAPHPLGEILGSQKTNLPHGLTLAVVYPAYVQLQWRKQPQRYAQVAELFGAVGSTEEKAQSLAGHLVTFLKEIGLESNLTQVGVSKQDVEALEPAFCFDLPLTSGEEMKSILHASLV
- a CDS encoding HAD family hydrolase: MEDKFSVTKPNLTNVEREDIDCGRFKALIFDFDGLLVDTESCMFRAWEALMKPYGVDVSPLQVAGLVGSSAPATALYHLYRHHSGLNHNDTQIRDRVLELAYQMIETLPEREGVRDYLNFAKQKRLKLALATSSEREHYLPILQRLNLDHYFDCFTGAEEIEEMRRKPCPDVYLTSLEKLGVSAHQAIAFEDSPPGITAARSADISTVAVTNLLTRHLDVSHANVELSSMSQLSLANLIERLSR
- the tal gene encoding transaldolase: MNKLEQLKKYTTVVADTGDIDAIAAFQPQDATTNPSLVLKAAEMPQYDHLIVDAIAWAKQQSDDKAQQLIDASDKLAVNIGVEILKTVPGRISTEVDARLSFDKEASLVKARKLIAMYQEAGIEKERILIKLASTWEGIRAAQVLEQEGINCNLTLLFNFAQAKACAEAGAYLISPFVGRILDWYKTNTDKKEYSPFEDPGVVSVSNIYNYYKDHGYNTVVMGASFRNADEVLALAGCDRLTIGPAILDELAAQQGEVEPTLFAGRDEVKSAPQAMTEAEFRWEMNQDPMATEKLSEGIRNFAVDQGKLEAMIEARL